From Solibaculum mannosilyticum:
TACAGTGAACTGGACGAAAGCAAATTGGAAGCGGTATCGGAAAACGGAAGATGTTGTTTTAGATGGTCTTTGCCGACAAATTGCCAAGGAGTTCGGATCCTGCGGGCACAAAATGCTATACCGGGAGAAGCGCCAGGCCGGGATGCCACGGTGGTGGTGAGCGGCGCTTCGACAAATTTTGAAGATTGCAATGTACAAAACAATGTCCGGTACGGTTACCGTTTGCAGTGTATTTATCCCTACCAGAATGGATTCCGGTTCAGCCGTGGCATTACAACGATGCTGATGCCGGAAGCCGCTCCTGTAGCTGTACAAAATGTAACCATTCAGATGAGGGGAAAGACTGCCACTGTCTCATGGAAAAATGTGGAGAATGTCCGGCGTATGATTCTCATCCGAGAAGTCAAAAATTCGGTCTCAAGGGATCAGATCGGCAAACTGTTTCATATGTCAGATCTGTTATCCGTACTGGGGAGAGGCAAAGCATTTGCCAGCGCAACCAATACCGATGGTTCCTGTCAGTTTGAGTTGCCTCCTCATACGTCTTGCAATTTGGCTATCGTATCGGCCTCCAGTTCCAAAGGCGTAATTTCGGATATTATCCGCGTATCCAGCGTGGAAAAATGCGAAATCAACCGGTCGGAAACTAGGATTGAAAACAATATGCTTAAAATTGTTTTGCAAAAACTCCCCATGTATTTGGAAGCAATCCATTACATAGCCGCCGTCAAGACAGGGCCTTCCATCCCGTGGGCGGCGCAAGAGGATGCCAAAGAGAGAAATCTTCTAATGATTTCAAGATCCAACTATGAAAAAGACGGTATGATTGTGGTAAATCGCCTTCCGGAAGAGAACTTATATATTTCTGTTATTGGCCAGTACAAAATGCCCAATGGAACGGTGGTTTATTCTGAACCATCCCGTATTAAGCTGAGCAATAAACCAAAAGAAAAGATTTCTTATCATCTGGAGTGGGCTTCAGCCGGGTTCTTTTCCAGCAGGAAGAAACCTAAAAATTGTAAGTTGATTGTCCAAAGCGATGCCCCGGAGATACCACAGATGAAATTGGTGTATCGTTCGGACGGCCACATTCCTATGAAGTTACAAGATCCAAAGACCGTTGTGCTGCACTTGATACCGGAATCAGAGAATGGACTTTCAAATGGGAAATATGTTTATTCATTTCCCGATTCTACTTGGGAAAGCATTGATCCTAAGACGGAAATCCGCCTGATGATTTCGGATAACGATAGGGCGGAATATGAGGTTGTTTGCAGCGACTTATCCAGTCTGAAGGTACCGCAATCTTAAAGAAAATTGTTGTTATTAAAATGGAGGTGCTAAAATCGTGGCAATATTACATTCGAATGTATTGTGTCCGTACTGCTTATCGGAGCTGCGGGATAAGGATGTAAAGTTTGTGTGCCCTATGTGCGGGACAGAGGTTGTTCCATCTAAAATGGATGTCATGCTAAAAAAGATCCCGAAGTGTAAAAACGCCGGCTGTCACAACACTTTGGCCAGCGATAGAACTTGTAGTCATTGCAACGCCAGCTTACCGCCGGATATCTTGGACTATTCCAAGTATCTGCGCTTCAGTATCTTGGGAATCACAGGGGCAGGCAAAACCAATTTTCTCACCGCTATGCTTCATGAGCTTCGTCATACGTCGGGATCACCTTTGGTAATAGCCCCTATGGACAACAATACCAGTACAATCTTTCAGGATAATGTGAGAGCCATGTACGATCAACGTCAACCGGTTCCCGCCACACCTCCTGGAACACCGCCCCAGCCTCAGCAGTGGCGTATCCGTGACCGCAGTAAAATGTCCGATAAAAAGATCGCATCTTATTCCATGACCATTTTTGACGGCGCTGGAGAAGATTGTGAAAATATCAATCCAGTCATCAGCCGCTATATTTCCCAATCCAAGGTTTTGGTCGTGCTGATTGATCCGCTGGCGTTACCGGGGGTCTGCAACTCGATCTCACCGGATGTCCTGCGGTGGTCCACTACCGCCCAGCATGACATGGACGCTTCGGCCAACATGGTGGACGGTATTGCCGATTACATCCGTCAAAGTTGTGGACTCCGCCCGGGTGCATTGATTGACCGGGACGTGGCAGTGGTGTTTACAAAGATGGATGCAGTAAAAGATAGTTTTGGAAGCGCTACCGTCACACAGCCCAGTCCCCATCTCAACCGGAAGGGATTCGTCAAAGCCGACAGCGATGCTGTGGATGCTGAAATCAAAGACTGGCTGGAGGCCCAAGGAGAATCCACTTTCTTAGCAGCCATCGACACCAATTTTCGCCAAGGACGAGTGCGATTTTTTGGCGTGTCCAGTTTTGGCCAGCCGCCGACCGGTGACAACCAGTTGAGCAAGATAATACCGCATCGAGTGTTGGATCCGCTGATGTGGATGCTATCCAAAGAGGGCATTATTCCCGTCTTATCGTAACGGTACACGCTATTTTTGAAAGGAAGGGCTCTTTATGCTAAATCAGCTTGTGTACACTCGATGTTTTCCCCATCGGGATTTAAAGAATCAAGGGCAGGTTGTCCGCAACGAGGGCTTTGGCGTTTTTTCCATGAGTCCGGAACTCTTTGACCAACAGGATCCAGAGAGCTTTGATTATCTGCAAGCCAGACTGGCTATTAAAAACGGCTCCAATGAGACGTCTCCAATTGGACTGTTCCATTCATACGAATATATGGTTTTAAAACCAGGCGTCTATGCCTTCAGCTTTGAATATGAGAGGCCTCACTGTAAAACACCTCGTCCCAACGGGAAAACCCATCGTTCCGGTACCTATATGAAACAGTGCCTGGTGGGAGAAATAGAGGGATATCCCTGCGAATGGTTTGGATCGACAACATGGGATGCACATTTAAAATCAGAAAACGACTATTATTTAGATGCGCCGCCGGATGCCGTCCCAGATTATTTGCCCCAGGTTTCTGAGAAACCCGTGGGGAGAAAGATTACCATGGAGAAGGCGGCAGCTTTTGTCCGTGATGGAAGAAAAGAAGCTGTAAAAGCAGCCATCTGGTTTCTTGTCCATGAATACGGTAAGCCGGAGGAGGAACGAAAGGTCCTGCTCGTTAAGGATACACCAGAAAACGTGGAGCTTTGGATTGCGGCCATTGAATATGCTTTCTCATCCAAGATGGCTCGGAACATCAGTTTTAATACCAACTGCTCTAAATTAGGGATGCAAACTGACAACAGCCTTTTTTATTATACCGATGCCTCCGGCAAGTTTTATCCCGTTGCCAACCGGAGTCTAGCACTAAAGAGGCATCCTTACTGTATGATAGTAGGGTATCATCCCAAAGATAATTATTGCGTTTCTCTCAAACCGATGCCTGCAAGCAATTTTGTCGTGCTGGACGGCATCAGTAAACAGGTTTCCTTCACACCGGATTCTTCCATAAGCCATCCCTATTATCAGGCGGCTGTGGAATATGGAGAAGATATCCAGGATTTTTGCAGCTATGTGTTGCCCAGCTTATCGCTGACAGAGGTGACGCCATCGCTTCCACAGCTCTATGACGCTTTTCAGTATCTTCTGGATTCCAACCATAAGGCGGATACCTGGAAGTATTCCTCCACAATTGCTCACATCAATACGCTAAGCCAATTCGGAGAAATCAATAACGACGTCTTGAATGGATATCTGCTGGATCAAGCCCTTTCTGTCTACGCAAAAATGGCCGATGAGGATGAGCAGAATAATCTTTTGCTGTTGCAGATTCTGTGGAAGCTGTCACTGCGTCTGCACCGGGAAAAGGATATCATCGGAATCGTGGCCGACAAGCTTCAGTACTGTCTGACCCATCTCTCCACCTCGGCTTTGCAGCTGGGGCGGACTTGGACAGCCTTAAAGAGTTCTTCTATGGATAGCCTGGTAGCGGCTGTGCTGGATGACCTTTTTAACGATACGGAACTTTCCATCTATACCAAGCAATTAGAAGCTGCTGGTCCGGAGGCGACGGACATTCTATTAGAGATGTTTTTCTATACCTTGCGCCAAAATAAGATGGACCTGTCCGCTATGATGCAAAACAGCACACAATATTCCTTTGTATGCCGCAGCATGGTAGTCTTATTGAAAGATAAAAAGAGATTGCACAATCAGCTTGCAAACGTCAGTTCCAACAGTCAAGTTTTTAATTCCATGTGTATTTCGGTGGCCGATTTCCTCACAAAGAGAAATATCTGTGATGCAGCCAAGTGGTGGGATATCGTCATGGCCGCCAACGGTTCAGATGTGGTATCCTTTTGCCGGGATCTCTGCCGTTGCGGCAAAGTGGATATCCAGCTAATCGAACAGCTTTTAACTTCGCGGATGGCATCCATCGGCAGATGCGACGGCGCCTTGTATCAAGCTTTCCGGGAAGCCATTCAGGAAATGGGTGCAGGACGTGACACCGGTGTTCAATTCTATCGCAAATGGATTGAGGTTTCTCAGCCGGAGGATGCTGAATTGATCCAAAAAGCTGTTCGCAATATGCGCATGAGCAAGGACACGGAAAAGACGATCTTTCTCGCGTTGGACAGCAAGCTGCCTTACGATAAATCATCCCGCCTGGATCCCAAAATCTATGGAGAGATGGATGCTTGGGCGAAAGGCTTAGGAACGAGCAGCCGCAGTTCGATGTTATACCGTTTTCAGAGAGCGGTGGAGCACAAACGAAGTGCTTCTGACATCATAGCCGCCGCCGCGGAGATTCTGGAAGCTTGTGTTGTAGTGGACTCTAATTTTTGTCAGCAGGACTATTTTCAAGACATTGTAGAAAAATTAGCTGATTTTGGGGATGACAGTGAATTGCATCTGACAGTGCTGTGCCTCTTTGAAGGGAGCGGACAGAATTTCCGATACAATTATGCCGACTGTTACCTTTCCGCTGTTCTGGATCATTCCAAAGGCAGACGTCTGGCGGAAAACCTGATGTCCCTGTGCGAAGCCACCACTTGTAAATTTACAATTCCAGGCAGGACGAGCAGTCAAGTAAAAGAGGTTCAGGATACGACGGATGACGTCCTGCGTGATATGTTGATTCATTTCTATAAGCCAGGACTGATCGATCAAGTACTTCGACTCAACCAGTATGACGACGCAGTAAAGAGAAAGATGGCTGGAATGCTTGAAGAAGCTGAGAAAAAGGGTGGGAAACAAGGCTTCGCCGGACGTTTAACCAATAAATTGGGCGGACTTTTTGGAAAACGCCGGGATGATTAATTGATAGATATGGGGGTTCTTTTATGGCAGGTCCAAGAAAAGTTTCCAAGGAACAGTATGATGAATTTCGTTCCAAGATGGAAGAGAAATACGGGTATGATGAGATGAGCGACGAGGAGAAAAAGGATTTTGACGAGAAGATCGATCAAGTGGCTGTAGTGGATAATAAAACCGATCAGACTGATGCAGACGATGGTGATGAGAGGGAAGAAAGAGAACGCGGCGACGGTCATCCCCATAGCTTAGAGGATGACGACGATGAAAATATCCGGTAAAGATGAGAGGATAGGAGGAAGGCATTTTGGAAAAAGAAGTGGTTTCCAAGGAAGAATACGATGCCGTAAGCCAAGAGCTGCGTCAGCGAAGAGGCTATGACGAAATGAGCGACGAGGAAAAAGAAGCTTTTGATGCGAAACTGGATCAAGTGATGGAAGTAGATGATACCACAGATCAGGTAGATGCCACCGATGACGAAGAGGGGGAACCCAGCATCGGACCCAAGGTTTTGCGGAAAACCAGGTGATGTCGGGGCTTGGACTTTGAAAGAGCATTTTTTAGAAAAAGAGGGGTGAATCCTATGCCAAACAATGCAACATCCACTGGAACCAGTCACCGAGCGGCGAGACGCCCACAGCCTTCTGCTGGAAACGGGGGAGGTTCACCGCTGCCTACCGGAGGGAAAAGGACCATTCAGCCCATGGCTACACCCGATAGTAAACAGCAGAAAAAAGCAAAAAAATTGTTGATGGACGCCCATCAGCTCAATGTCCTTCAGAATGATTTGCGTATTGTGGGGGTGTATGTCAACAGCAGGCATTTGGAAATGCTGTCCCCTGCCGGTAAGGATTGCCTTTATACCAGTGTGGTCGATAAACTGGATCCGTTGCAGTGCAATCGTACGGGAATTGCCGTGTATCAAATCACCAAGCTGATGTACAATGAAGAGGAAAATTCCTATGAGAAGCTGGTCAGCGTATATTCGGCCCTCAACAGTTTTGGCGGCGTGACGGCTCTGATCCTGCAAAGCGACGGCAATAGCGTACGTCTTTACTTGTGCACCAATACCAGCGGAAACAGCAGGATTGCAGGCGAACTGTTATCCGGCAACTTAAAAGGACATTTCCCCGGCTGTGAGATCACACAATTATCTGAGCCGGAGAAGAATACGTTGCTCAATTCCTGTGGCCCGAAAGGCTCCTTTCCTGCGGGACGGACGGTTCGTTCTCTGAGTATGATTCCCAGCCGACGGGAAGAGGAGCTTCAGAAGGATCGGGAATTGAGCGCCCAAGGATGCGAAAAATTCATTGACGCTATGAATGGGCACAAGTATACTTTGGTCATTTTGTCTCAATGCGTTTCGCCGGATGCTATGGATGATTGCCGGGAAGGACTTGAGAATCTATATACCTGCCTGTCACCTTATGCAAAAGAAACCGTCTCCTATGGTGAGAATCAGTCGGACACCGTCAATTACTCCATATCCAGTAACATCAATTATTCCGTTGGAAGGAGTATTTCAAGGTCCTTTGGCACATCCCATACAGCCAGCATTTCCAACGGGCGCAGCTATAACCGCGGCAGTGGATATGGAATGTTCAATATGCACTTTAACAGCGGGAGCGGGACTTCCAGCAGTACAAGTTCTTCCACCGGGACCAATCAAGGGTATAGCACGGGGGAGAGTACTTCAGAAGCAATGGGTTCGGGAGATAGCCAAGGGACAGGAAGCTCTGTGGGAAGCAACAGTTCCCTGACCATTAACCGGGATAACAAAGCAGTACAAAATTTACTCTCCAAGCTGGAGGAACACATCAAGCGTATCAACATGAGCCAGACCTTTGGCATGTGGAACAGTTGTTGTTATCTGATTACCGATGACGTGGCTACAGCCAATATGGGTACCAGTACTTTAGCGGCATTGTTGGCGGGCGATTCTCAAGCCGCACCCAGAGCCTACTGCAATCAGTGGGATGCCACCAATGTAGCTGAACGTGAAAAAGTATTGGAGTATCTAGAGTATTTACACCATCCGGTCATCGATTTGGCCATACTGGAGGAAACCACCGATGCGTCTGGAAACAGAACTCGTTCGGTGTTCCAAAAGGAAAAAGTGACGCCCGCCATGATGATCAGCGGCAAGGAAATCCCGACTTTAATGGCATTGCCTCGCAAATCGGTTCCGGGCATTGTGGTGGATAGTATGGCGGAATTTGGTCGAAACATCCCGGAAAAATGGAAAAAGAAAGTGAAGCGTCCTATTCTGTTTGGAAACGTATACCACATGGGCCAAGAGGAAAAGACCCAGACGTTTTTGGATCTAGACACTTTTGCTTCTCACACTTTTATCTGTGGGGCTTCCGGATCCGGTAAAAGCAATACGACCTACAATCTCCTGGAAAAAATGATTGAAAATAAAATCCCTTTTTTGGTCATCGAACCCGCAAAAGGCGAATACAAAATTGAATTCGCCGGGTTGCCGAACGTCAATATTTTTACAGCCGATGAGTCCCCCTACCGGTTGCTTCAAATGAATCCCTTTGAATTTAGTTCGGGTATCCATATTCGGGAACATCTGGATCAAGTGTTGCAGGTGGTAAGCGCCTGCTGGCCTTTGTACGGGGCCATGCCGGGACTGCTGAAAAAGGCTTTTGAACAGGTGTACATCGATCACGGATGGGATTTGGAACATTCAGAGCGAATTGTAGAAAAGGGCAGTCGATTCCCCACCTTTCAGGATCTGGTTCCAGTGTTAGAACGCATTATCGATCATTCCCCTTATTCGGCTCAAACCAAGGGGGATTATAAGGGGGCTTTGCTCAATCGAATTTCATCCCTTTGCAACGGGTTTGAAGGACAAATTTTCGGTTGCAGCAGTGGGATCCCGGATCGAACACTTTTCAACGAAAACACCATTGTGGATTTGAGCAGCATCGGCTCGGATGAAACCCGTTCTCTCATTATGGGGATCCTCATCATCAAGCTCAGAAATTTCAGAAAGACAGCAAGTACACAGCCCAACAGCAAGCTGATTCATGTCACTGTACTGGAGGAAGCCCATAATATTTTGAAGCGATGTTCTCAGGAAACCAATGTGGAATCTGGCAATGTTCAGGGAGCGGCTGTCGGGAACCTCTGTCGGTGTATCGCTGAAATGCGCAGTGCAGGAGAGGGATTTCTGATTATTGACCAGTCCCCAGGAGCGGTGGATCCTACTGCGATTAAAAATACCGCCATTAAAATCGTCATGCGCTTGCCGGCGAAAGACGATTGTCAGGAAGTTGGTGCATCCCTAAGTCTCAAGGAGGAACAAATCCGAGAACTGAGCCGATTGGATGTGGGCGTTGCAGCTATTTTCCACGCCGGTTGGACCGATACCTTATTGGCGAAAATGGGAGATATTTGGGATCAGAGATATCGTGCCAAAGCTGCACCTGTTTTAAATAAAGGGGTATTCACAAAGGTTCAGGGCGCTGTAGTACAGCTTATGTATCATAATCTATTAGAAGGTCAAGCCAAAAGCATCTATATGGATGTCCAAGAGCTTCTGAACATACTTTGTAAAGAAAGCAGCGCATTAAAACCGACGTTACCGAGGTCAAAGCAGCAGGAGATGTTGGATGAAGTACAGATTTATCTTGAGAATAACCAGCAGTTTATCCGGGCCAATAGCTTCAAGGATTTGCAAAGGACTTTTCTGGATTTTATCTTTGACTTTCTGCGTCTGGATAGCGTCATGCGGATTTTCCCATTGGAAGGGGTCAATAAGAAGTTTGACCTTATGGATACCAAACTGACGCCCAAAGAGACTCGTATTGTCTTGAGGTGGGAAAAGGACATCCGTTCCGGTATCTGCCGATACTTATACATGCCCGAGGAGTGTGAACCACAGAAGGCTTATCGTTGGCCGCTCAACCCCACCGATTCGGAATGCTTCTGGATGTTATACGGCAAGATGCTCAAGCGATATGCCACCAAAATGATGCTTCGCAAAGACGGGGATGCCCGGTACGCCAATGCTTTGGATTATTTGAATTCCATTAAATTCTTTCAGCCGTCGGCACATAAGGGGAAGCGGTAAAAGATATGAAACGGGAAATTACAGAAAACGATTGTGAGGACTATAAAGAGTTCGAGTCCTCTGAGACGCGAGCAGAAAAAGATCGTCTCAAAAAGGAGATGGCCGATCATTTTGAGAGTACCTATTCATTAAAACCGGATGAGAAATACGAAGCGAACCAGTACCGATATGAGACCGACAAATTGGGACGCATTGAAAAATGTGAAGGGACGATCCGGCTGGAAAAGGGAAAAATAAATCCGACCCATCAAAGCAAGGCCGGTGGAGAGAGCCGCGAAATGGAGGATGACGGCGGTCATCTCATTGCCAGACGCTTTGGTGGATCGGAAAAAGTGGATAACATTGTGCCGATGGATCGTCATCTCAATCGGGGAGAATACAAAAAGATGGAAAATGAATGGGCCAATAAAGTGGAGGACGGAAGTACAGTGGATGTGAAGATTCGATGCAAGTATGAAAAAGACAGCCAACGTCCTTCTGAGATTATCGTCCGGTATCAAGTGACCGATGAAACGGGATATTCTTATCGTGAAGTCCGGCGTTTTAAAAACAGTTGAAGGCTGGTGATGGTTTGAAAAGCAATCAAATTCACGAGGATCCAAAGCGCCTCCAGGAATTTTATGAGAGGATAGGCAATCTATTATTCTCCCTGTTGCCAGACAATTGGGATCATGTGGTAATGGGATATTTCTTAGAGGGGGAGGATCATGTCCCCCATCAACAGATCCTATACGATGCACAAGGCGGCGGTGATTATCTTGACCTTATGGAAAAAGTATGGGACAATGAGACGCTGGAAGATGCTGTATTGGATCTAGGTGATATATGTGCCGCAATGCAGGAATACTGCAAATCGTGTGGTGACGACTGGCAAAGCATAACGTTTCGCATGCAGTCGGATGGAAGCTTCTCCACGCAATACGACTACAATACCATTGATTATTATGATGCACGATATATTCAAGATTGGCAAAGCAAAAGTCTAGATTAAAAGAGGGAGACTCCCATGGCTTTTTTTGTATCCCCAGAAGAGACATTATATACGGCTTTAAGAAATAGACAACCATTTGTTCGGTTGGAACGATGCATAGGATCTTTGGAGACAATATTCAAAAATGCATTCAAAAGAGACCGGCGTCTGTTGGCCGTTTTTTCCAGCTATGAGGCCAACTATAT
This genomic window contains:
- a CDS encoding DNA/RNA non-specific endonuclease; this translates as MKREITENDCEDYKEFESSETRAEKDRLKKEMADHFESTYSLKPDEKYEANQYRYETDKLGRIEKCEGTIRLEKGKINPTHQSKAGGESREMEDDGGHLIARRFGGSEKVDNIVPMDRHLNRGEYKKMENEWANKVEDGSTVDVKIRCKYEKDSQRPSEIIVRYQVTDETGYSYREVRRFKNS
- a CDS encoding ATP-binding protein is translated as MPNNATSTGTSHRAARRPQPSAGNGGGSPLPTGGKRTIQPMATPDSKQQKKAKKLLMDAHQLNVLQNDLRIVGVYVNSRHLEMLSPAGKDCLYTSVVDKLDPLQCNRTGIAVYQITKLMYNEEENSYEKLVSVYSALNSFGGVTALILQSDGNSVRLYLCTNTSGNSRIAGELLSGNLKGHFPGCEITQLSEPEKNTLLNSCGPKGSFPAGRTVRSLSMIPSRREEELQKDRELSAQGCEKFIDAMNGHKYTLVILSQCVSPDAMDDCREGLENLYTCLSPYAKETVSYGENQSDTVNYSISSNINYSVGRSISRSFGTSHTASISNGRSYNRGSGYGMFNMHFNSGSGTSSSTSSSTGTNQGYSTGESTSEAMGSGDSQGTGSSVGSNSSLTINRDNKAVQNLLSKLEEHIKRINMSQTFGMWNSCCYLITDDVATANMGTSTLAALLAGDSQAAPRAYCNQWDATNVAEREKVLEYLEYLHHPVIDLAILEETTDASGNRTRSVFQKEKVTPAMMISGKEIPTLMALPRKSVPGIVVDSMAEFGRNIPEKWKKKVKRPILFGNVYHMGQEEKTQTFLDLDTFASHTFICGASGSGKSNTTYNLLEKMIENKIPFLVIEPAKGEYKIEFAGLPNVNIFTADESPYRLLQMNPFEFSSGIHIREHLDQVLQVVSACWPLYGAMPGLLKKAFEQVYIDHGWDLEHSERIVEKGSRFPTFQDLVPVLERIIDHSPYSAQTKGDYKGALLNRISSLCNGFEGQIFGCSSGIPDRTLFNENTIVDLSSIGSDETRSLIMGILIIKLRNFRKTASTQPNSKLIHVTVLEEAHNILKRCSQETNVESGNVQGAAVGNLCRCIAEMRSAGEGFLIIDQSPGAVDPTAIKNTAIKIVMRLPAKDDCQEVGASLSLKEEQIRELSRLDVGVAAIFHAGWTDTLLAKMGDIWDQRYRAKAAPVLNKGVFTKVQGAVVQLMYHNLLEGQAKSIYMDVQELLNILCKESSALKPTLPRSKQQEMLDEVQIYLENNQQFIRANSFKDLQRTFLDFIFDFLRLDSVMRIFPLEGVNKKFDLMDTKLTPKETRIVLRWEKDIRSGICRYLYMPEECEPQKAYRWPLNPTDSECFWMLYGKMLKRYATKMMLRKDGDARYANALDYLNSIKFFQPSAHKGKR
- a CDS encoding immunity protein YezG family protein, which gives rise to MKSNQIHEDPKRLQEFYERIGNLLFSLLPDNWDHVVMGYFLEGEDHVPHQQILYDAQGGGDYLDLMEKVWDNETLEDAVLDLGDICAAMQEYCKSCGDDWQSITFRMQSDGSFSTQYDYNTIDYYDARYIQDWQSKSLD
- a CDS encoding ATP-binding protein yields the protein MAILHSNVLCPYCLSELRDKDVKFVCPMCGTEVVPSKMDVMLKKIPKCKNAGCHNTLASDRTCSHCNASLPPDILDYSKYLRFSILGITGAGKTNFLTAMLHELRHTSGSPLVIAPMDNNTSTIFQDNVRAMYDQRQPVPATPPGTPPQPQQWRIRDRSKMSDKKIASYSMTIFDGAGEDCENINPVISRYISQSKVLVVLIDPLALPGVCNSISPDVLRWSTTAQHDMDASANMVDGIADYIRQSCGLRPGALIDRDVAVVFTKMDAVKDSFGSATVTQPSPHLNRKGFVKADSDAVDAEIKDWLEAQGESTFLAAIDTNFRQGRVRFFGVSSFGQPPTGDNQLSKIIPHRVLDPLMWMLSKEGIIPVLS